The following proteins are co-located in the Fusobacteria bacterium ZRK30 genome:
- a CDS encoding ATP-binding cassette domain-containing protein, which yields MENKNDNNLIEIKNLKKYFSKNKGFFKKKMQHLKAVDDISFHIKKGETFGLVGESGCGKSTTGRTIIRLYDVTGGDIIYDGKNISHLNERELEPYRRKIQMIFQDPYASLNTRMTVGDIIGEPLDIHNLAKGKERQKRIYELLDTVGLSKEHASRYPHEFSGGQRQRIGIARALAVEPEFIICDEPISALDVSIQAQVVNMLDDLQKKLGLTYLFIAHDLSMVKHISDRIGVLYLGKMVEIAESDALYDKPIHPYTRALLSSIPIPDPELNAKVDREILKGDVPSPLNPPSGCRFRTRCKYAEGICSEKEPLLEEIAPGRIVACHFSREFYEGTKK from the coding sequence ATGGAGAATAAAAATGATAACAATCTGATAGAGATAAAAAATCTAAAAAAGTATTTTTCTAAAAATAAAGGTTTTTTTAAAAAGAAGATGCAGCATCTAAAAGCTGTAGATGATATTAGTTTTCATATAAAAAAGGGTGAAACTTTTGGACTGGTAGGGGAATCAGGGTGCGGAAAATCTACCACTGGAAGGACTATAATAAGACTCTACGATGTAACCGGTGGAGATATAATCTATGATGGTAAAAATATAAGTCATCTGAATGAAAGGGAATTAGAACCCTATAGAAGAAAGATCCAGATGATATTTCAAGATCCCTATGCGTCATTAAATACAAGGATGACAGTAGGAGATATTATAGGAGAACCACTGGATATCCATAATCTGGCAAAGGGGAAAGAGAGACAAAAAAGAATCTATGAGCTATTGGATACAGTAGGATTGAGTAAGGAACACGCAAGTAGATATCCCCATGAATTTAGTGGAGGACAAAGACAAAGAATAGGAATAGCTCGTGCGTTGGCAGTAGAGCCAGAATTTATAATCTGTGATGAACCCATCTCAGCACTAGATGTATCTATCCAGGCTCAGGTCGTAAATATGTTGGATGATCTGCAGAAAAAATTGGGATTGACCTATCTGTTTATAGCCCATGACCTGTCTATGGTAAAACATATTTCAGACAGAATAGGAGTATTATATCTTGGTAAGATGGTGGAGATAGCAGAATCAGATGCTCTCTACGATAAACCTATTCATCCATATACCAGAGCATTACTCTCATCAATACCTATCCCGGATCCAGAGCTCAACGCTAAAGTGGACAGGGAAATATTAAAGGGAGATGTACCCAGCCCGTTAAATCCACCTAGTGGATGCAGGTTTAGAACCAGATGTAAATATGCAGAAGGAATCTGTAGTGAAAAAGAGCCATTATTAGAAGAGATAGCTCCAGGAAGGATAGTAGCTTGTCATTTTTCCAGGGAGTTTTATGAGGGAACCAAAAAATAG
- a CDS encoding peptide ABC transporter substrate-binding protein — protein sequence MKKIFYVVTLLMAVLLTACGGEKEQPKETDAAAVEKQVEQVMTFNLGADPKSVDPQLNSATDGGIVVNNTFEGLMRVDANGKPQPAGAESVDISDDKMTYTFHLRQDAKWSDGKPVTAADYKYAWLRALDPAVASEYSFQLYYIKGGQEFFEGKGTKEEVGLEAVDDFTFKVTLKAPTAYFLNLVTFYTFMPVREDAVVQKPEGWAKDPSITISNGPFKVSEYHMNDKIILTPNTNYWNKDSVKLEKIILTMIVDNGTSLTAYDNNEIDVLGSNQVPVQEIPKRQVEDPTFHIVPFLGTYYYIFNVNKAPTNDINVRKALALAIDREEIVTEVTKAGQQPATGFVPTGLVDSQGNDFRATAGDYGISTTVDVEKAKEYLAKAGYPNGEGMAPVELIYNTNEGHKAIAEAIQEMWKKNLGIEVNLVNQEWAVFQDTRHVGNFEVARAGWIGDYNDPMTFLDLWTSYSGNNDAQWNYTKGDFPENKKFDALIENSKVAQGLDRDKDLYGAEKIMMDELITMPIYYYTGVIMVKDKVKNWERDILGTWYFGNIEMTE from the coding sequence ATGAAGAAAATCTTTTATGTAGTGACACTTCTAATGGCAGTATTACTTACTGCTTGTGGAGGGGAAAAAGAACAGCCTAAGGAAACAGACGCAGCAGCAGTGGAAAAACAGGTAGAACAGGTAATGACATTTAATTTAGGAGCAGATCCTAAATCAGTAGATCCACAGCTGAACTCTGCAACAGACGGAGGAATTGTTGTAAACAATACTTTCGAAGGTCTTATGAGGGTAGATGCCAATGGAAAACCACAGCCAGCAGGAGCAGAATCTGTAGATATTTCAGATGATAAGATGACATATACATTCCATCTTAGACAAGACGCTAAATGGTCTGATGGAAAACCTGTAACAGCAGCAGATTATAAATATGCCTGGTTAAGAGCATTAGACCCGGCAGTAGCTTCGGAATATTCATTCCAACTTTACTATATCAAAGGCGGGCAGGAGTTCTTTGAAGGGAAGGGAACTAAAGAGGAGGTAGGCTTAGAAGCAGTAGATGACTTTACTTTTAAAGTAACTTTAAAAGCTCCTACAGCGTATTTCTTGAACTTAGTAACATTCTATACATTTATGCCGGTTAGAGAAGATGCAGTAGTTCAAAAACCAGAGGGATGGGCAAAAGATCCTAGCATCACAATTTCAAATGGTCCATTCAAAGTTTCTGAATACCATATGAATGACAAAATTATCTTAACTCCTAACACAAACTACTGGAATAAAGACAGTGTTAAATTAGAGAAGATAATTCTAACTATGATAGTTGATAATGGAACATCATTAACAGCCTACGATAACAATGAAATAGATGTATTAGGTTCTAACCAAGTACCGGTACAAGAAATTCCTAAGAGACAAGTGGAAGATCCAACTTTCCATATAGTTCCATTTTTAGGAACATATTACTATATCTTTAATGTAAATAAAGCACCAACTAACGATATCAATGTAAGAAAAGCTCTTGCATTAGCTATCGACAGAGAAGAAATTGTAACTGAAGTAACTAAGGCCGGACAGCAGCCAGCTACCGGGTTTGTTCCAACTGGATTAGTGGATTCACAAGGGAATGACTTCAGAGCAACAGCAGGAGATTATGGAATTTCAACTACTGTTGATGTAGAAAAAGCAAAGGAATATTTAGCTAAGGCCGGATATCCAAATGGTGAAGGAATGGCACCAGTTGAACTTATCTATAACACTAATGAAGGACATAAAGCAATTGCAGAAGCTATCCAAGAGATGTGGAAGAAGAACTTAGGGATCGAAGTCAACTTAGTAAATCAAGAGTGGGCTGTATTCCAAGATACCAGACATGTAGGAAACTTTGAAGTAGCAAGAGCTGGATGGATTGGAGACTATAACGACCCTATGACATTCTTAGATCTATGGACTTCTTACTCAGGAAATAATGATGCACAATGGAACTATACTAAAGGCGATTTCCCTGAGAATAAAAAGTTTGATGCATTGATTGAGAACTCAAAAGTAGCTCAAGGTCTAGACAGAGATAAAGACCTTTATGGTGCAGAAAAAATCATGATGGATGAATTAATTACTATGCCTATCTATTACTATACAGGTGTAATAATGGTTAAAGATAAGGTTAAAAACTGGGAAAGAGATATCTTAGGTACTTGGTACTTTGGAAATATCGAAATGACAGAATAA
- a CDS encoding MerR family transcriptional regulator has translation MTIDEVAKHFRISKSKLRYYEKNGVIKEIARDNNGNRVYTDNDLVWIDFFLNLKDTGMSLKEIVYYIGLKKGGKETVIERKEILLNHVDIIQEKIEELNLIKKEVLEQVKRYENEEGNCIIKSKVYEEDGCEDNKK, from the coding sequence ATGACTATAGATGAGGTAGCAAAACATTTTCGGATATCTAAATCCAAGCTCAGGTACTATGAGAAAAATGGAGTTATAAAGGAAATTGCCAGAGATAATAATGGCAACAGAGTTTATACAGATAATGACTTAGTTTGGATTGATTTTTTTCTCAATCTCAAGGATACAGGAATGTCACTGAAGGAAATAGTGTACTATATAGGTTTAAAGAAGGGCGGCAAAGAAACCGTTATAGAAAGGAAGGAAATTTTATTAAATCATGTAGATATAATACAGGAAAAGATAGAGGAACTGAATCTGATAAAAAAAGAGGTCTTGGAACAGGTAAAAAGGTATGAAAATGAGGAAGGAAACTGTATTATTAAATCTAAGGTCTATGAGGAAGATGGATGCGAAGATAATAAAAAATAA
- a CDS encoding iron-containing alcohol dehydrogenase, translating into MLNFNFYNPTEIVFGKGQMKKLDGLVPKNSRILITYGGGSVKKFGTLDKVIDELKKSKREIFEFGGIEPNPKFETLMKAVKIVREEKIDFILAVGGGSVMDGTKFIGIASCKDKYIGKEDELLTQGMISVDRTIPFGTVVTLPATGSEMNNGGVISNGENKLAIFSKKSFPIFSILDPELTYTLPKTQVANGVVDTFVHTVEQYVTYPVDAKFQDRTAEGILQTLIEVGEETIKTPTNYDARANLVWSATMGLNGLIGAGVPQDWSIHMVGHEVTAIFGIDHAKTLAAILPATWKVRKTEKFEKLVQYAERVWDLRGGTDEEKVDSAIEKTEEFFHSLGITTKLSDYGVKEEDIDKIINSLKSHGMVKLSERGNQTLEITREIIEKAL; encoded by the coding sequence ATGTTAAATTTTAATTTTTATAACCCTACAGAGATAGTATTTGGAAAGGGTCAGATGAAAAAGTTAGATGGGTTGGTACCTAAAAATTCCCGTATACTTATTACATATGGTGGTGGATCGGTAAAAAAGTTTGGAACTTTAGATAAGGTGATAGATGAGTTAAAGAAATCCAAAAGGGAAATCTTTGAATTTGGAGGGATAGAACCTAATCCTAAATTTGAGACTCTGATGAAAGCTGTTAAAATAGTAAGAGAGGAAAAGATCGACTTCATCCTGGCTGTTGGAGGAGGTTCTGTTATGGACGGGACTAAATTTATCGGGATAGCATCGTGTAAGGATAAATATATTGGAAAAGAAGATGAATTATTAACTCAAGGGATGATATCAGTTGATAGAACCATACCATTTGGGACTGTGGTAACTCTGCCAGCTACAGGTTCAGAGATGAACAATGGAGGAGTAATAAGTAATGGGGAAAATAAATTAGCTATTTTTAGTAAAAAATCGTTTCCTATATTCTCTATACTAGATCCGGAACTCACATATACACTGCCTAAAACTCAGGTAGCCAATGGAGTTGTAGATACCTTTGTCCATACTGTGGAACAATATGTTACCTACCCGGTAGATGCTAAGTTTCAAGACAGGACTGCTGAGGGTATCCTTCAGACATTGATAGAAGTAGGTGAGGAAACTATAAAAACCCCTACTAATTATGATGCCAGAGCCAATTTAGTGTGGTCAGCGACAATGGGACTTAATGGACTTATTGGTGCCGGAGTACCTCAGGATTGGTCTATACACATGGTAGGACATGAAGTGACAGCAATATTTGGAATAGATCATGCTAAGACTTTGGCTGCAATCTTACCTGCTACCTGGAAGGTTAGAAAAACAGAAAAATTTGAGAAATTAGTACAATATGCAGAGAGAGTATGGGATTTAAGAGGGGGAACAGATGAAGAGAAGGTAGATTCAGCTATTGAAAAAACTGAGGAGTTTTTCCATAGCTTGGGAATTACAACTAAGTTATCAGATTATGGGGTGAAAGAGGAAGATATAGATAAGATTATCAACTCTTTAAAATCACATGGAATGGTAAAATTATCTGAAAGAGGAAACCAGACTCTGGAAATAACAAGGGAAATTATAGAAAAAGCACTGTAG
- a CDS encoding putative manganese-dependent inorganic diphosphatase, with product MKDKVLIFGHKNPDTDSICSAIAYSNLKDQLGLNTKAVRLGELNKETEFILNHFNVTTPPLLTTIKPQVKDLTKVEKELIKETDSIQKALEIMTTENYSSLPVVNKDNKLENMIHISEIANAYLEMSTRDIFFDYETTFENIWETLKDSAVVINGVYPTGKIEGRLRGVSELAKISEGDVVITTLFSGHIQNAEKAGAKIIFLCVDKNDEIPDYDVNIPLVRVNKGIFKTFKMISQSVPVKAILKHKNFFHFKTTDFIEDIQDIMKDSSQTNFPVVNEDGTIFSTIRSKHIMNFGKNEVILVDHNENSQSVDGIETAKILEIVDHHKFGNFETSEPLMIRAAAVGCTSTIVYGLFKENGLTPDKTIAGLMLSAILSDTLIFKSPTCTQKDVEAAKELAVIAGIDYEKYGMEMLIAGTSLGDKTPNEIITMDMKEFSMGKFQTAVAQINTVDIDGLLSNRENLESAMNGMIADNNYDLFVLVMTDIVNNGSKILALGDSTELVEKGFNVELEVGTAWLEGVVSRKKQIVPFLMAASQGM from the coding sequence ATGAAGGACAAGGTTTTAATTTTTGGACATAAGAATCCAGACACAGACTCTATATGTTCAGCTATTGCATATTCTAACCTTAAGGATCAATTAGGACTTAATACAAAGGCTGTTAGATTAGGAGAACTAAATAAGGAAACTGAATTTATTTTAAATCATTTTAATGTAACGACACCACCGTTACTTACTACTATAAAGCCACAGGTCAAAGATTTGACTAAGGTTGAAAAAGAATTAATAAAGGAAACTGACTCTATTCAAAAAGCATTAGAGATCATGACTACTGAAAATTATTCAAGTTTACCTGTTGTAAATAAAGACAATAAATTAGAAAATATGATTCATATATCTGAGATTGCAAATGCATATTTAGAGATGAGTACCAGAGATATATTCTTTGACTATGAAACAACATTTGAAAATATCTGGGAAACTTTAAAAGATTCTGCTGTTGTTATCAATGGAGTATATCCTACTGGTAAGATAGAGGGGAGACTGAGAGGAGTTTCTGAACTAGCTAAAATTTCTGAGGGAGATGTAGTAATCACTACACTTTTTTCCGGACATATCCAAAATGCTGAAAAAGCCGGGGCAAAAATCATATTTTTATGTGTAGATAAAAATGATGAGATCCCTGATTACGATGTAAACATACCACTTGTTAGAGTTAATAAGGGAATTTTTAAAACATTTAAGATGATCTCACAATCAGTACCTGTAAAGGCAATCTTAAAACATAAAAACTTTTTCCATTTTAAAACTACTGACTTTATAGAAGATATCCAAGATATTATGAAAGATTCTTCTCAGACTAATTTCCCAGTTGTAAATGAAGACGGAACTATATTCTCGACTATCAGATCAAAGCATATTATGAATTTTGGGAAAAATGAAGTTATCTTAGTAGATCATAATGAAAACTCTCAATCGGTAGATGGAATTGAAACTGCTAAGATATTAGAGATAGTAGATCATCATAAATTTGGAAACTTTGAAACTTCTGAACCTCTTATGATCAGAGCAGCAGCTGTCGGATGTACTTCTACAATAGTTTATGGATTATTTAAAGAAAACGGACTTACTCCTGATAAAACTATAGCCGGACTTATGCTAAGTGCTATTTTATCGGATACATTGATATTTAAATCTCCTACCTGCACACAAAAAGATGTAGAAGCAGCCAAGGAATTAGCTGTAATTGCAGGAATCGACTATGAAAAATATGGGATGGAGATGTTAATTGCAGGAACTTCGCTAGGAGATAAAACTCCTAATGAGATTATAACTATGGATATGAAAGAATTTTCTATGGGAAAATTCCAGACTGCTGTAGCACAGATCAACACAGTTGATATTGACGGATTACTAAGTAATAGAGAAAATCTGGAATCTGCTATGAATGGTATGATCGCTGATAATAACTACGATTTATTCGTACTGGTTATGACTGATATAGTAAACAATGGTTCTAAGATCCTAGCATTAGGTGATTCTACTGAATTAGTAGAAAAAGGATTCAATGTAGAATTAGAAGTTGGGACTGCCTGGTTAGAGGGTGTAGTTTCAAGAAAAAAACAAATTGTTCCTTTCCTTATGGCTGCCAGCCAAGGAATGTAA
- the ligA gene encoding NAD-dependent DNA ligase LigA has protein sequence MMKDRETIKAEIEKIRGELHKHNYYYYEKNESLISDVEYDKLLKRLEKLEAENPEYKTATSPTVVVGGGLKDSKFTKVTHKKPMLSLSNTYNLGDLEDFDGRVKRILNKDSMENDNTQVDYVLELKLDGISISIHYENGRLIQAVTRGDGKVGEDVTENIMQINSIPKYLKENVSIEVRGEIVLPLTEFESVNKKRLESGEEVFANPRNAAGGTLRQKDAAIVGERNLDAYIYYLVDSEELGFETHIDSIKYLEELGFKTTKVYDLCETIEYLGTRIEYWENERNYLDYETDGLVIKVNNLSLYEELGATTKAPRWAISYKFPAKQVTTKLNDVTWQVGRTGKVTPVAELEAVEVSGSIVRRASLHNYDEVLRKDIKIGDTVFIEKAAEIIPQVVKPVKELRDGTEGKIIPPTNCPVCDSELEKEEGLVNLKCMNPHCRAKLQGKMEYFISRDAMNIIGGSKIVEKFIELGFLKEISDFYELHLKKDELEKLDNLGSKSIEKLLTSIEESKKLDYSKTLYALGIPFVGKFLGGLLSKESKNIENLATMEVEDLLSIDGVGGKVAQSVYGYFRDEDNMKILEKLKDAGVNFEIEEVDEGAHLEEFVGKTFLATGKLIHFKRQEIKDIVEKLGGTNMSGVSKKLDYLIVGEKPGSKLKKAEELGSVKILTEEEFLELTK, from the coding sequence ATGATGAAAGATAGAGAAACTATAAAAGCAGAGATAGAGAAAATAAGGGGAGAACTCCATAAACATAACTACTACTACTATGAAAAAAATGAAAGTTTAATCTCAGATGTAGAGTATGATAAGTTATTGAAAAGATTGGAAAAATTAGAGGCAGAAAACCCTGAATATAAGACAGCAACCTCTCCTACAGTAGTTGTAGGAGGAGGGCTAAAAGATAGTAAATTTACGAAAGTTACCCATAAAAAACCAATGCTGAGTCTATCCAATACCTATAATTTAGGAGATTTAGAAGATTTTGACGGTAGGGTAAAAAGGATTTTAAATAAGGACAGTATGGAAAACGATAATACCCAGGTAGACTATGTGCTGGAATTAAAATTAGATGGAATTTCCATAAGTATCCACTATGAGAATGGCCGTTTAATCCAAGCTGTAACCCGTGGTGATGGAAAAGTAGGAGAAGATGTAACTGAGAATATAATGCAGATAAATTCTATCCCTAAATATTTAAAGGAAAATGTATCGATAGAGGTCAGAGGAGAGATCGTATTACCTCTGACTGAATTTGAATCAGTGAATAAAAAAAGGTTGGAGTCAGGAGAGGAAGTCTTTGCTAATCCTAGAAATGCAGCCGGGGGAACCCTTCGTCAAAAAGATGCTGCCATTGTAGGAGAGAGGAATCTGGATGCCTATATATATTATCTGGTGGACAGTGAGGAGTTGGGGTTTGAAACTCATATTGACAGCATAAAATATTTAGAAGAACTGGGATTTAAAACTACAAAGGTCTATGATCTCTGTGAAACTATAGAATATTTAGGAACCAGAATAGAATACTGGGAAAACGAAAGGAACTATTTGGACTATGAAACCGACGGACTGGTAATAAAAGTCAATAACTTAAGTTTATACGAAGAATTAGGAGCCACAACTAAAGCCCCTAGATGGGCTATATCCTACAAATTCCCTGCTAAACAAGTGACTACAAAATTAAATGATGTAACTTGGCAGGTAGGAAGGACAGGGAAGGTCACTCCAGTGGCAGAATTGGAAGCAGTAGAAGTATCTGGAAGTATAGTCAGGCGTGCCAGTCTTCATAATTATGATGAGGTACTCAGAAAAGATATAAAAATTGGAGATACAGTATTTATTGAAAAAGCTGCTGAGATAATTCCCCAGGTTGTAAAACCAGTAAAAGAACTAAGAGACGGAACAGAAGGGAAAATTATCCCTCCTACAAATTGTCCTGTATGTGATTCAGAGTTAGAAAAAGAGGAAGGACTAGTAAATTTAAAATGTATGAATCCCCACTGTAGAGCAAAATTACAAGGGAAGATGGAATATTTTATCTCTCGTGATGCTATGAATATAATTGGCGGATCAAAAATAGTGGAAAAATTTATAGAATTAGGATTTTTAAAGGAAATAAGTGACTTCTACGAACTTCATCTAAAAAAAGATGAGCTGGAAAAATTAGATAACCTGGGAAGCAAGAGTATAGAAAAACTGCTTACCTCTATCGAGGAGAGTAAAAAATTAGATTATTCTAAAACCCTCTATGCCCTGGGAATTCCCTTTGTAGGTAAATTTTTAGGAGGATTGCTGTCTAAAGAGAGTAAAAATATAGAAAATTTAGCAACGATGGAAGTAGAAGATCTGTTATCCATAGATGGTGTAGGAGGAAAGGTAGCCCAATCTGTATATGGATACTTTAGAGACGAAGACAATATGAAAATATTAGAAAAATTAAAGGATGCCGGGGTTAATTTTGAGATAGAAGAGGTAGATGAAGGAGCCCACCTAGAGGAGTTTGTAGGAAAAACCTTCCTGGCTACAGGGAAATTGATTCACTTTAAGAGACAGGAGATCAAAGATATCGTAGAAAAATTAGGCGGGACCAATATGTCTGGTGTATCTAAAAAATTAGACTATCTTATAGTCGGAGAAAAACCAGGAAGCAAGCTGAAAAAAGCAGAAGAATTGGGCAGTGTAAAAATTCTTACTGAGGAGGAGTTCTTAGAGCTGACAAAATAA
- a CDS encoding type II secretion system GspH family protein, with protein sequence MKKLNKGFTVIELLIVIAIIGILATTLAPKLLKEIRKATVAEVQHNLGVIRSRLSLDDTLSEEFPDFFLDENIDKTNLLKSYSIEPTPAFTNSDGISHKETSQVVTPRDNTGGWFYIRETGEIYANLPNGAYTKDKKYEIWDELGSEDNNKPVDPDTEKNDWENMGLPSTESDSVFTGSGGGYYENPWGSGKYVTSINPGVGYLGIDGAKLNGNFHIFIDDKLINNGSGTPNYSGQGINIPNHNIGVTPDSSKKLKIAFEYIDKSGHIKLIYKEIDLFKVN encoded by the coding sequence TTGAAAAAACTAAATAAAGGATTTACAGTAATTGAGCTACTTATAGTTATTGCTATAATAGGTATTTTAGCCACAACTTTAGCTCCAAAACTTTTAAAAGAGATAAGAAAGGCAACAGTAGCCGAAGTTCAGCATAATTTAGGTGTAATCAGATCTAGGCTATCCCTAGATGACACTTTATCAGAGGAATTTCCAGATTTTTTTCTTGATGAAAATATAGATAAAACGAATTTATTAAAATCTTACAGCATCGAACCTACCCCTGCATTTACAAATTCAGATGGAATTAGTCATAAAGAAACTTCCCAAGTTGTTACTCCTAGAGATAATACAGGAGGATGGTTCTACATTAGAGAAACAGGTGAGATTTATGCTAATCTTCCAAATGGAGCCTATACAAAAGATAAAAAATACGAGATATGGGATGAACTAGGTTCAGAGGACAATAATAAACCTGTAGATCCAGATACCGAAAAAAACGATTGGGAGAATATGGGTCTCCCTTCAACAGAATCAGATTCTGTTTTTACTGGTAGTGGTGGAGGTTATTACGAGAACCCTTGGGGAAGTGGAAAATATGTTACTTCTATTAATCCAGGTGTTGGATATTTAGGTATCGATGGTGCTAAACTAAATGGTAATTTTCATATTTTTATCGACGACAAATTAATAAATAATGGTTCAGGAACTCCAAACTACAGTGGCCAAGGAATCAATATTCCAAATCATAATATAGGCGTTACCCCTGATAGTTCTAAAAAATTGAAAATAGCATTTGAATATATAGATAAATCTGGCCATATAAAATTAATTTATAAAGAGATTGATTTATTTAAAGTCAATTAA
- a CDS encoding ClC family H(+)/Cl(-) exchange transporter, whose translation MKLDNLDELIQNKNVKLYLLSILIGLFTGLVVVAYRASLTFITNLRIETFSKITLGNYHLFGITIIAFIFTAILLNKLITKYPMIKGSGIPQIKGVLLMQFEFNWIKELIYKFIGGILSVGSGLSLGRGGPSIQLGSQIAYGVRKIFKGSNVNEKFLISSGISAGLSAAFSSPLAGIIFTIEEIHKYLTPVLLICISLASISAEVVTQFILGDNRLFDFKGIIPNSLDKFENFIFIFIFAILISILGVIFTTSLLKFQKFYLQLKLTPLFKSLVIFAISITVGIFILDIQGVGYKLILKTGHETFSFKLIAALLLGKLIFTILSNGPGFPGGLFLPSLVLGALSGNLFGLLLEALSSDNKNLQQYFMVLGMAAFFTAVMRTPLTGNILLLEMTGSFDYLSSLILVTTVSYITTELMGIRPITSVLYENLEKSKNIHRKELSKNSTIFSSPILGGSWLDDMEVSKVKWPHDSLLIKIKRDSYDIIPKGNTKILSGDTLFILTNQAREKELKPIIFDLGTKPKST comes from the coding sequence ATGAAACTTGATAACCTCGATGAATTAATTCAAAATAAAAATGTAAAACTCTATCTATTAAGTATTTTAATTGGTCTTTTTACAGGACTAGTCGTCGTAGCTTATAGAGCCTCCCTTACCTTCATTACCAACCTTAGAATAGAAACTTTTTCTAAAATTACCCTAGGTAACTATCATTTATTTGGAATAACTATTATAGCTTTTATCTTTACTGCCATATTACTCAATAAACTCATCACAAAATATCCAATGATAAAAGGAAGTGGAATTCCTCAAATAAAAGGTGTTTTACTTATGCAATTTGAATTTAATTGGATAAAGGAACTCATTTATAAATTTATAGGTGGAATTCTTAGTGTTGGAAGTGGCCTATCTCTTGGAAGGGGAGGGCCGTCTATCCAATTGGGGTCGCAAATTGCATATGGAGTTAGAAAAATATTTAAGGGGTCTAATGTCAATGAAAAGTTCCTCATTAGCAGTGGTATCAGTGCCGGCCTTTCAGCAGCTTTTAGTTCCCCACTTGCTGGTATTATTTTTACCATTGAAGAGATCCATAAATACCTTACTCCTGTACTTTTAATCTGTATCTCCTTAGCTAGTATCTCGGCCGAAGTTGTTACCCAATTTATCTTGGGAGATAATAGATTATTTGACTTCAAAGGGATCATCCCAAACAGTCTCGACAAATTTGAAAATTTTATATTTATATTCATATTTGCAATCTTAATTAGTATTTTAGGGGTTATATTCACAACTTCTCTCCTAAAATTTCAAAAATTTTATTTACAGTTAAAACTTACTCCACTTTTTAAATCTTTAGTCATCTTTGCTATTTCTATTACGGTAGGTATCTTTATCCTTGATATTCAAGGAGTTGGATATAAATTAATATTAAAAACTGGACATGAAACATTTTCATTTAAACTCATTGCCGCCTTATTATTAGGAAAACTAATATTTACTATTTTAAGTAATGGTCCAGGGTTCCCCGGAGGTTTATTTCTTCCCAGTTTGGTTTTAGGGGCTCTATCTGGAAATTTATTTGGTCTACTCTTAGAAGCACTTTCAAGTGACAATAAAAATCTACAACAGTATTTTATGGTCTTAGGAATGGCTGCATTTTTTACAGCTGTTATGAGGACCCCTCTTACAGGTAACATCCTCCTTTTAGAGATGACCGGTTCTTTCGACTATTTATCTAGTCTTATCTTAGTTACCACGGTTTCTTATATCACTACTGAATTAATGGGGATTCGTCCAATTACCAGTGTTTTATATGAAAATTTAGAGAAAAGTAAAAATATTCATCGAAAAGAGCTGAGTAAAAATTCTACAATTTTCAGTTCCCCTATCTTAGGAGGTTCATGGTTAGATGATATGGAAGTCAGTAAGGTCAAATGGCCTCATGATTCCCTTTTGATAAAGATAAAAAGAGACAGCTACGACATCATTCCTAAGGGCAACACAAAAATACTCAGCGGTGACACCCTTTTCATCCTTACTAATCAAGCCAGGGAAAAAGAACTTAAACCGATAATTTTTGATTTAGGAACAAAACCTAAATCAACTTAG